The following are encoded together in the Bacteroidales bacterium MB20-C3-3 genome:
- a CDS encoding PQQ-binding-like beta-propeller repeat protein → MRILLSVAAFLLAISHTAMAHWVSGRVEDVKGAGIKDVVVSDGYSVVKSDSAGTFFFNTSPAAKFIFVSTPDGFDHEGGFYHRLDPSSESYTFKLVRRDNYPGFFIHTGDTEASVYKDWVTLFKSYVNNTKPAFVLLNGDICYEKGMRFHAKELNESKLGVRTVYTLGNHDLVDGPSGEALYEELFGPVWYSFNINGVHFVNLPVLQGDRKPGYTSEDVYTWLKNDLEAIKPGTPVIIFNHHLVGFESDFVLKTTGFELDLKAYNLKAYLYAHYHTNMFHKTSRGGVTTISSMSPNKGGINHSPSSFRVINFNSAGEVETKLIYSPLDKHVRATGYEDETGSRSLFGRERKEIKVVATIYDTPSNVTVANAVAGKKEYKMTKESDFTWSVSFPSSAVKDLNSADAVKIKAEFSDGSVIVKPADIYSAPVVSWRASAGGAIHMVTPVLTDKYVITATADDESAKKSAIVAFEKSSGKIAWKIPVDNSVKNRMEYWNGMLYAADVEGKVYAADVSKGSLKWSRELRRGAIHPSYNQGVVVYNDVVYAGQGDFLTAMRAKDGKILWVNNSWRGGVTTVASPVVEPGSGVLLTSAYWTGRFAHSSEDGKLLWEKRDNDTRIADNSPVAFGGSFFYTSPNYITEVDPLSGEERVKRHISYTVNSYSKPLVTDKYYIVGTTDKGVVAFNRREDYREMWNFRTNPALIYTAPYTKDFQLTVESSPLLYAGDVYFGANDGYVYCVNAETGVFKWRFNTGSPNLASPVIESGVLYIADFAGNIWALKL, encoded by the coding sequence ATGAGAATTTTATTATCTGTCGCTGCATTCTTGCTTGCCATCTCCCATACTGCCATGGCTCACTGGGTATCAGGACGGGTAGAGGATGTAAAAGGTGCAGGCATAAAGGATGTTGTGGTCTCAGATGGCTATTCAGTAGTTAAAAGTGATTCAGCCGGGACCTTCTTTTTTAATACCAGTCCCGCTGCAAAATTTATATTTGTCTCAACTCCTGATGGTTTTGATCATGAAGGAGGGTTTTACCACAGGCTGGACCCCTCATCAGAAAGCTATACTTTTAAACTTGTTAGAAGGGATAACTATCCCGGGTTTTTTATCCATACCGGAGATACAGAGGCTAGTGTCTACAAGGACTGGGTAACACTCTTCAAGAGTTATGTGAATAATACCAAGCCTGCCTTTGTGCTTTTAAACGGTGACATATGTTATGAAAAGGGGATGCGTTTTCACGCAAAAGAGCTAAATGAGTCAAAGCTGGGGGTTCGTACGGTATACACCCTTGGAAACCACGATCTTGTTGACGGCCCTTCCGGTGAGGCTCTCTACGAAGAGCTCTTTGGTCCTGTGTGGTACTCATTTAATATTAATGGCGTACACTTTGTAAATCTTCCCGTATTACAGGGAGACAGAAAGCCAGGATATACATCAGAAGATGTATACACATGGCTTAAAAATGACCTTGAGGCAATTAAGCCGGGGACACCCGTTATAATCTTTAACCACCACCTTGTAGGATTTGAATCTGATTTTGTTCTTAAAACAACAGGATTTGAACTGGATCTTAAGGCATACAACCTTAAAGCATATTTATATGCTCATTATCATACTAATATGTTCCACAAGACATCCAGGGGTGGCGTAACAACTATCTCATCGATGTCTCCAAACAAAGGGGGAATTAACCATTCACCATCATCATTCAGAGTTATAAACTTTAATTCCGCTGGAGAGGTTGAAACAAAATTAATCTACTCTCCGCTGGATAAACATGTAAGGGCAACAGGATATGAAGATGAGACAGGTTCAAGATCACTGTTTGGGAGGGAGCGTAAAGAGATAAAGGTAGTAGCAACCATTTATGATACCCCTTCTAACGTTACAGTTGCGAACGCTGTAGCTGGGAAAAAGGAGTACAAAATGACAAAAGAGTCTGACTTCACATGGAGTGTCTCATTCCCTTCATCTGCAGTAAAAGATTTGAACTCAGCTGATGCCGTAAAAATAAAGGCTGAATTTTCTGACGGGAGTGTTATCGTAAAACCGGCTGATATTTATTCAGCTCCGGTCGTATCCTGGAGAGCATCAGCAGGGGGAGCTATCCATATGGTAACCCCCGTTTTAACAGACAAATATGTAATAACTGCAACTGCTGATGATGAGTCAGCAAAAAAATCCGCGATTGTTGCTTTCGAAAAGAGCAGCGGAAAGATAGCCTGGAAAATACCGGTAGATAACTCTGTTAAGAACAGGATGGAGTACTGGAACGGAATGCTTTATGCTGCGGATGTAGAGGGTAAGGTTTATGCTGCAGATGTATCAAAAGGTTCGCTAAAATGGAGCAGGGAGCTTAGGCGGGGGGCTATTCACCCGTCATATAACCAGGGAGTAGTTGTGTATAATGATGTTGTTTATGCCGGTCAGGGGGATTTCCTTACTGCAATGAGGGCTAAAGATGGAAAGATCCTTTGGGTAAACAACTCCTGGAGAGGGGGAGTTACAACTGTAGCATCGCCTGTAGTTGAACCAGGTTCAGGCGTTCTTCTGACATCGGCTTACTGGACAGGCAGGTTTGCACATAGCTCAGAGGATGGAAAGCTCTTGTGGGAGAAGAGAGATAACGATACCAGAATTGCCGATAACTCTCCTGTTGCCTTTGGAGGCTCATTCTTCTATACATCACCAAATTATATAACAGAAGTAGATCCTCTCAGCGGAGAAGAGAGGGTGAAAAGACATATCTCTTACACAGTTAACAGCTACTCAAAGCCTCTTGTTACAGATAAATACTACATTGTAGGAACTACTGACAAAGGAGTTGTGGCTTTCAACAGAAGGGAGGACTACAGAGAGATGTGGAATTTCAGAACAAATCCTGCATTGATTTACACAGCTCCATATACAAAGGACTTCCAGCTTACAGTTGAGAGCAGCCCCTTGCTTTATGCAGGCGATGTCTACTTTGGAGCGAATGACGGATATGTTTACTGTGTTAATGCAGAGACAGGTGTTTTTAAGTGGAGATTTAACACGGGCTCTCCTAATCTCGCCTCCCCTGTAATAGAGAGTGGTGTACTTTATATTGCTGATTTTGCCGGTAATATCTGGGCGCTGAAACTTTGA
- a CDS encoding D-alanine--D-alanine ligase: MKKLSIALVYGGDSSEAEVSVKSGKHVLSHIDRDLFDVHEVHLSGSEWRVVAESDVICDIDKADFSFMMDGQKVKFDTALIMIHGTPGENGLLQAYFEMIGMRYTTCPSTVSAITFDKYACKCFLRDTGIALAKEILLHRRETPDEERIISKLGLPLFVKPNVGGSSFGVTKVKSREELKGALEAAFAEADSILAEEYIKGREMTNGVFESDGELVKLPVTEIIPDNEFFDYEAKYLGASREICPAVIPDKLSEKIQKTTHEIYRYLGCRGVVRVDYIVREEDIFFLEINTVPGMTEMSLVPQQVRSAGMSIKDFITKLIYSSLK, translated from the coding sequence ATGAAAAAATTGAGTATAGCTCTCGTTTATGGGGGAGACTCTTCTGAGGCTGAGGTCTCTGTAAAAAGCGGCAAGCATGTTTTATCTCATATAGACAGAGATCTTTTTGATGTCCACGAGGTACATTTATCAGGGAGTGAGTGGAGAGTTGTTGCGGAGAGTGATGTCATTTGCGACATTGACAAGGCAGATTTTTCATTTATGATGGATGGGCAAAAGGTGAAGTTTGACACAGCCTTGATTATGATACATGGTACTCCTGGCGAGAATGGTTTACTCCAGGCATATTTTGAGATGATAGGGATGAGATATACCACATGCCCATCTACAGTCTCCGCAATAACATTTGATAAATATGCATGCAAATGTTTCCTGAGAGATACCGGAATTGCCCTTGCAAAGGAGATTCTCCTTCACAGAAGGGAGACTCCTGATGAGGAGAGGATAATTTCAAAACTTGGCCTTCCTCTTTTTGTGAAACCAAATGTAGGGGGTAGCAGCTTCGGGGTGACAAAAGTAAAGAGCAGGGAGGAGCTGAAAGGGGCACTTGAGGCTGCCTTTGCTGAGGCCGATTCAATCCTTGCAGAGGAGTATATTAAGGGGAGAGAGATGACAAATGGTGTTTTTGAGTCTGATGGAGAGCTTGTAAAATTGCCGGTTACAGAGATTATCCCTGACAACGAGTTTTTTGACTATGAGGCAAAGTATCTTGGAGCATCCAGGGAGATATGTCCTGCCGTTATTCCTGATAAACTGTCAGAAAAGATACAGAAAACGACTCACGAGATATACAGATATCTGGGCTGTCGTGGGGTTGTGAGGGTTGATTATATAGTCAGGGAAGAGGATATTTTCTTCCTTGAAATTAATACTGTCCCTGGAATGACCGAGATGAGCCTTGTTCCTCAGCAGGTCAGATCTGCAGGGATGTCAATTAAAGATTTCATAACAAAACTAATTTACTCTTCACTGAAATGA
- a CDS encoding transglycosylase domain-containing protein: protein MEIKKRQKFLKWFRIIVFGPFLLLLFVLLLVGIFADIPSFSELEDPKSNLATEIISEEGEILTTFHIENRSYVTYDELSPNLVAAVIATEDARFMNHSGIDFKSLARVAVKSIILGQTRSGGGGSTLTQQLAKTLFPRDTVRSNIPGARYVVLGVNKFREWITAVKLERNYTKNEILSMYMNAVFFGSNAYGIRAASNTFFAKHPSELTIEEAAILVGMVNKPTRFNPVINPELSLQRRNHVLNQMRKYGYIERDVYDSVSQIPVKLAYSQQDHNSGLAPYFRDMLRRVMNAKEPVRSDYRHREDFAADSTLWRSDPLYGWLNKNLKPDGTKYNLDKDGLKIYTTINARMQQYAEEAIAEHLGKDLQPAFNRELRWKSNRPFSNGEPKAVTDNIMKQARRWSDRWRMLKQEGLSDREIEATFDKPSRMTVFTWNGRGHIDTTMTPNDSIRYYKSFLRASFMAMEPQTGFVRAYVGGPNYRYFKYDNARQAKRQVGSTIKPFLYTLAMQEGYTPCDKVVNVPQTFIVGDTTWTPESTDKPEWIGKHVTLKWGLTKSSNNISAYLMKQFGPYALVDMARRLGVKTFLDPVVSLCLGPADITLYEMVGAYNTYPSRGVHVEPTFVLRIEDKAGNVLGNFTGRKREAISESTAYLMVNLMQGVVNEGTAARLRYKYVPRGPIAGKTGTTNDQSDGWFIGYVPKLTAGVWVGGEDRQVHFEGLALGGGSNMALPIWGIFMQKVLADGTLGITEYDTFLAPAGFSAILNCSGSDDELEGTSTANDPFFN from the coding sequence ATGGAGATAAAAAAGAGGCAAAAATTTCTGAAGTGGTTCAGAATCATAGTTTTCGGGCCATTTCTTCTTCTGCTGTTTGTCTTGCTTCTGGTGGGCATATTTGCGGATATACCTTCATTCAGTGAGCTTGAGGACCCTAAGAGCAATCTGGCAACTGAAATAATATCTGAAGAGGGTGAGATTCTTACAACATTTCATATAGAGAACAGATCTTATGTAACCTATGACGAATTATCGCCCAATCTTGTTGCTGCAGTAATTGCAACGGAGGATGCAAGATTTATGAATCACAGCGGCATAGACTTTAAAAGTCTTGCAAGGGTGGCTGTTAAATCAATTATTCTTGGTCAGACCAGATCCGGCGGCGGTGGCAGTACATTAACCCAGCAACTTGCAAAGACCCTGTTTCCAAGGGATACTGTAAGAAGCAATATTCCCGGGGCGAGATATGTTGTTCTTGGAGTTAATAAGTTCAGGGAGTGGATTACTGCTGTTAAGCTTGAGAGAAACTATACAAAAAATGAGATTCTGAGTATGTATATGAATGCTGTCTTCTTTGGCAGTAATGCATACGGAATAAGGGCAGCATCAAATACCTTCTTTGCAAAGCACCCATCTGAACTCACAATTGAGGAGGCTGCAATTTTGGTGGGAATGGTTAATAAACCTACAAGGTTTAATCCTGTTATAAATCCGGAGCTCTCTCTCCAGAGGAGGAACCATGTTCTTAATCAGATGAGGAAGTATGGTTATATTGAGAGGGATGTTTATGATTCTGTTTCCCAAATTCCGGTGAAGCTTGCATATTCTCAGCAGGATCACAATTCAGGACTCGCCCCCTATTTCAGAGATATGTTAAGGAGGGTGATGAATGCAAAAGAGCCGGTGAGATCTGACTATCGTCACAGGGAGGACTTTGCTGCTGATTCTACTCTCTGGAGAAGTGACCCGCTTTATGGATGGCTTAATAAAAATCTTAAGCCTGATGGTACAAAATACAACCTGGACAAGGATGGTCTGAAGATTTATACGACTATTAATGCAAGAATGCAGCAATATGCCGAGGAGGCAATTGCAGAGCATTTGGGAAAGGATCTTCAGCCGGCATTTAACAGAGAGTTAAGATGGAAGAGTAACAGGCCCTTCTCAAACGGAGAGCCTAAGGCTGTTACAGATAATATAATGAAGCAGGCCAGGAGATGGAGTGACAGGTGGAGAATGCTAAAACAGGAGGGGCTCTCTGACAGGGAGATTGAGGCAACTTTTGATAAGCCTTCAAGGATGACGGTCTTCACATGGAATGGAAGAGGGCACATTGACACAACCATGACTCCAAATGATTCAATCAGATATTACAAGTCATTTCTCAGGGCATCATTTATGGCTATGGAGCCACAGACAGGATTTGTGAGGGCTTATGTTGGAGGTCCCAATTACAGATATTTCAAGTATGACAATGCCAGACAGGCAAAGAGACAGGTTGGCTCTACAATCAAACCGTTCCTCTATACTCTTGCCATGCAGGAGGGATACACACCTTGCGATAAGGTTGTGAATGTTCCCCAGACATTTATTGTGGGGGATACTACCTGGACACCTGAGAGTACTGATAAACCTGAATGGATTGGCAAACATGTTACGCTTAAATGGGGACTTACAAAAAGCTCCAATAATATATCGGCCTATCTTATGAAGCAGTTTGGACCATATGCTTTGGTTGATATGGCAAGAAGACTTGGGGTTAAAACATTCCTGGATCCGGTAGTTTCATTATGTCTGGGACCTGCAGATATTACACTTTATGAGATGGTTGGGGCGTACAACACATATCCAAGCAGAGGGGTTCATGTTGAGCCGACATTTGTTCTGAGGATTGAGGATAAAGCCGGCAATGTACTTGGTAATTTCACCGGCAGAAAGAGGGAGGCTATAAGTGAGTCAACTGCTTACCTTATGGTCAATCTGATGCAGGGGGTTGTAAATGAGGGAACAGCTGCCAGGTTAAGATATAAATATGTTCCAAGAGGTCCCATTGCCGGGAAGACCGGAACAACCAATGATCAGTCAGACGGATGGTTTATTGGTTATGTTCCAAAGCTTACAGCGGGAGTTTGGGTAGGTGGAGAGGACAGACAGGTCCATTTTGAGGGTCTTGCCCTTGGAGGTGGATCTAATATGGCTCTTCCTATCTGGGGGATATTTATGCAAAAGGTGCTTGCCGACGGAACTCTCGGCATAACTGAATATGACACATTCCTTGCGCCGGCAGGATTTTCAGCCATTCTTAACTGCAGTGGATCGGACGACGAACTTGAAGGGACATCAACGGCGAATGACCCATTTTTCAATTAA
- the topA gene encoding type I DNA topoisomerase has protein sequence MGENLVIVESPAKAKTIGKFLGEGFTVKSSFGHIRDLASNTLSVDLENGYEPNYVISDDKKKVVSELKAIAKKASVIWLASDEDREGEAIAWHLSEALKLDPAKTKRIVFHEITKDAIENAVKNPRDIDMNLVMAQQARRVLDRIVGFQLSPLLWKKVRPKLSAGRVQSVAVRLVVEREREILAFIPKSQFKIEGIFTPGDSKTSVKVKAEIPEKFESEKEALSILQSCLNADFRIISIEEKEAKRSPSPPFTTSTLQQEASRKLGFSLNQTMRVAQSLYESGYITYMRTDSVNLSKLALGAAKQVITDIYGKEYSKTRQFSTKSKGAQEAHEAIRPTYMSNVEIDATPQEKKLYNLIWKRTVASQMADASILRTEILIGADALSHRFAATADRIKFDGFLKVYTESSDDDQDESDSPLNLPELKEGQRMSRIKVTASEKFTQKPPRYSEASLVKKLEELGIGRPSTYAPTISTIVQRGYVTKDNRPGFERSCKLFTLEKETIKESSNIEKWGAEKGRLFPEDIGMLVNDFLLDNFESVIDYGFTAKVEEQFDIVAQGKLLWNKLIDDFYLPFSKKVNETLLESRPKNAERELGQDPASGKKVIVRLGRFGPLAQIGDSEDPEKRFVSLAKGQLLETITLEEALKLFALPRVVGQYKNKEIIASSGRFGPYLKFDGKFISMGKDHSPYTVDIETAVSIIEENSKKEEQKLIKSFSDEGIEILNGRFGPYIKRGKNNYKIPKGKDPVSLELEEILKIIETTPEKSPKKR, from the coding sequence ATGGGAGAGAATTTAGTAATTGTCGAGTCTCCTGCAAAAGCAAAGACTATCGGCAAGTTTCTGGGGGAAGGATTCACGGTAAAATCGAGCTTTGGACACATAAGAGATCTCGCATCCAACACCTTAAGCGTTGATCTGGAAAATGGCTATGAGCCAAACTATGTGATCTCTGACGATAAAAAGAAGGTTGTTTCTGAGTTAAAGGCAATAGCAAAAAAGGCTTCTGTTATTTGGCTCGCGTCCGATGAGGACCGCGAGGGAGAGGCTATAGCATGGCACCTCAGTGAAGCATTAAAACTAGACCCCGCTAAGACAAAAAGGATTGTTTTTCACGAAATCACAAAAGATGCGATTGAAAATGCAGTAAAAAATCCGAGAGATATTGATATGAATCTGGTTATGGCCCAGCAGGCAAGAAGAGTGCTGGATCGCATAGTCGGATTTCAGCTCTCTCCTCTGCTATGGAAGAAGGTCAGACCAAAATTATCTGCCGGAAGAGTTCAGTCAGTAGCTGTCAGACTTGTTGTTGAGCGCGAACGGGAAATTCTTGCATTTATACCAAAATCTCAGTTTAAGATTGAGGGAATATTCACTCCCGGTGATTCTAAAACTTCAGTTAAAGTTAAAGCAGAAATCCCCGAGAAGTTTGAAAGCGAAAAAGAGGCTCTCTCTATTCTGCAATCCTGTCTGAATGCAGATTTCAGAATAATTTCAATAGAGGAGAAAGAGGCTAAACGGAGTCCATCTCCTCCATTCACAACATCTACGCTGCAGCAGGAGGCCTCCAGAAAACTGGGATTTTCGCTTAATCAGACAATGAGGGTTGCCCAGTCTCTTTACGAATCGGGCTACATTACATACATGCGTACGGACTCCGTAAACCTGTCAAAACTGGCACTTGGTGCAGCTAAACAGGTTATAACTGATATCTACGGAAAGGAGTATTCAAAAACAAGGCAATTTTCCACAAAGAGCAAAGGGGCACAGGAGGCTCACGAGGCAATAAGGCCAACATACATGAGTAATGTTGAAATTGACGCCACCCCTCAGGAGAAGAAACTTTATAATCTTATTTGGAAAAGGACAGTCGCATCACAGATGGCAGATGCCTCAATTTTAAGAACAGAGATTCTAATAGGTGCGGATGCTCTTTCTCATCGTTTTGCAGCTACAGCAGACAGAATTAAATTTGACGGGTTTCTGAAAGTTTATACTGAATCATCTGATGATGATCAGGACGAGTCTGACTCACCTCTGAATCTCCCTGAGCTTAAAGAGGGGCAGAGAATGTCCAGAATTAAGGTTACGGCTTCAGAGAAATTTACACAAAAACCCCCAAGGTATTCAGAGGCAAGTCTTGTAAAAAAACTTGAGGAGCTTGGAATAGGCAGACCATCGACATATGCTCCAACAATCTCCACAATTGTACAGAGAGGATATGTAACCAAGGACAACAGACCTGGTTTTGAGAGAAGCTGCAAACTCTTTACTCTTGAAAAGGAGACCATTAAAGAGAGCAGCAATATTGAAAAGTGGGGAGCAGAGAAGGGTAGACTTTTTCCTGAAGACATTGGAATGCTTGTTAACGATTTCCTCCTGGACAACTTTGAAAGTGTTATAGATTACGGATTCACTGCAAAAGTTGAAGAGCAGTTTGACATTGTTGCTCAAGGGAAGCTTCTGTGGAATAAACTTATTGATGATTTTTACCTTCCTTTCAGTAAAAAGGTTAATGAAACTCTCCTTGAGTCAAGGCCAAAGAATGCCGAGAGGGAGCTGGGCCAGGACCCTGCCTCCGGGAAAAAGGTTATTGTAAGGCTGGGGAGGTTTGGTCCCCTTGCACAAATAGGTGACAGCGAAGATCCGGAGAAGAGGTTTGTATCTCTTGCAAAAGGGCAGCTTCTGGAGACAATCACACTTGAAGAGGCTCTGAAACTCTTTGCTCTTCCAAGGGTGGTAGGTCAATATAAAAACAAAGAGATAATTGCATCTTCCGGAAGATTTGGCCCATATCTTAAATTTGACGGAAAATTTATCTCAATGGGTAAAGATCACAGCCCATACACTGTAGATATTGAGACAGCGGTATCAATTATTGAGGAGAATAGCAAGAAAGAGGAGCAAAAACTCATCAAATCCTTTTCAGATGAGGGTATTGAGATTCTTAACGGAAGATTTGGACCTTATATCAAGAGAGGAAAAAACAACTACAAAATACCAAAAGGAAAAGATCCTGTTTCACTGGAGCTGGAAGAAATTTTAAAGATAATTGAAACTACCCCGGAAAAGTCTCCAAAAAAGCGATAA
- a CDS encoding Lrp/AsnC ligand binding domain-containing protein, producing MPKYQIDQIDQKILSFLVKNARMPFLEIARECGVSGAAIHQRVKKMENLGIITGSRLLVKPQTLGLNVCAFVGVSLAQANHYPQVIEALKNISEVVECHFVTGKHALMLKIYCQNHDHLMEILINTIQNIPSVEQTETFISLDQAIERQVWVKDFPQKGSSLKKK from the coding sequence ATGCCTAAATATCAAATTGATCAAATTGATCAGAAAATCCTCTCTTTTCTTGTAAAAAATGCAAGAATGCCATTCCTTGAGATAGCACGGGAGTGTGGTGTCTCAGGCGCAGCAATCCACCAGCGGGTAAAAAAGATGGAGAACCTTGGAATTATTACTGGTTCCAGGCTTTTGGTCAAACCGCAAACTCTGGGCCTCAATGTGTGTGCATTTGTTGGTGTTAGTCTGGCTCAGGCAAACCACTATCCACAGGTAATTGAAGCTCTAAAGAACATCTCTGAAGTCGTAGAGTGTCACTTTGTAACAGGTAAGCACGCCCTGATGCTTAAAATTTATTGTCAGAATCACGACCACCTTATGGAGATTCTGATTAACACTATTCAAAACATCCCATCTGTTGAGCAGACAGAGACATTTATCTCTCTTGATCAGGCTATCGAAAGACAAGTATGGGTTAAGGATTTCCCTCAGAAAGGGAGTTCTCTCAAAAAGAAGTAA
- a CDS encoding 2-C-methyl-D-erythritol 4-phosphate cytidylyltransferase, with translation MGKKRYAIIVAGGSGTRMGGDVAKQFMMLGERPVLLHTVEKFLNLKERPEIIIVVPSGLREDWKAICKEYRFAVSHTLVSGGITRFHSVKNALKYIEPDSLVAVHDGVRPFASTEFIEELYTEAEDHGAVIPVIKVTDSLRMVDGDVSKPVDRERFIAVQTPQLFWSEYLLKSYEQAYTPEFTDDASVVESIGVKIKFAAGLTANIKITKPEDMILANAILTSF, from the coding sequence ATGGGCAAAAAAAGATACGCAATAATAGTTGCAGGCGGTTCAGGAACCCGGATGGGCGGAGATGTTGCAAAACAGTTTATGATGCTGGGAGAGAGGCCTGTACTGCTCCATACAGTTGAGAAGTTTCTTAATTTAAAAGAGAGACCGGAGATCATAATTGTGGTCCCATCCGGATTAAGAGAGGATTGGAAAGCCATTTGTAAAGAGTATCGTTTTGCCGTCAGCCACACACTCGTAAGCGGAGGAATTACCAGATTCCATTCAGTAAAAAATGCATTGAAATATATTGAGCCAGATTCTCTGGTTGCTGTTCATGATGGAGTGAGGCCATTCGCTTCAACAGAATTTATTGAAGAGTTGTATACAGAGGCAGAAGATCACGGAGCTGTAATTCCTGTTATTAAAGTAACGGATTCCTTGAGAATGGTAGATGGTGATGTAAGTAAACCGGTTGACAGGGAGAGATTTATTGCTGTTCAAACACCCCAGCTCTTCTGGTCTGAGTATTTGTTGAAATCATACGAACAAGCATACACACCGGAATTTACCGATGATGCATCAGTTGTTGAGAGTATAGGTGTGAAAATAAAATTTGCCGCGGGGTTGACGGCAAATATAAAGATTACTAAGCCTGAGGATATGATCCTGGCTAATGCAATTCTTACTTCTTTTTGA
- the purH gene encoding bifunctional phosphoribosylaminoimidazolecarboxamide formyltransferase/IMP cyclohydrolase, with protein MEQRTIKRAIISVYDKNGIEQISKRLIELNVEIVSTGGTFDYLKSLGIPVKSVEEITGYPSILGGRVKTLHPKVFGGILFRRDLSEDSLQRDEYEIPALDLVIVDLYPFEKYVASSASHQEIIEKIDIGGISLIRAAAKNYRDVLIVPSMKYYGELGAILSRGAGTSVEERARFAAYAFETSSGYDTAIFKYLNREQGIECFKESFSESRTLRYGENPHQKALYFGEKGSLPEQIWGKEISYNNLLDIEAAIELIGDFEKPTVAILKHNNACGCASRNIIKDAWEAALACDPVSAYGGIIISNGKIDLSTAEGMNKLFFEVVIAPSYTDEALNILKEKKNRIILVNKEDLRTPSKFRSLLGGVLAQDRDSATENASEHTVATTTLPSDSELRDLTFANKLVKHSKSNAIVLAAEETLLASGVGQTSRVDALRQAIAKAENFGFSLNGAVMASDAFFPFPDCVEIAHKAGIKSVIHPGGSVRDQESTDYCNNNGLSMVVTGHRHFKH; from the coding sequence ATGGAACAAAGGACTATCAAAAGGGCAATAATCTCTGTTTACGACAAAAATGGCATTGAACAGATTTCTAAGAGACTCATTGAGTTAAATGTTGAAATTGTATCTACCGGAGGCACCTTCGATTATTTAAAATCTTTGGGAATTCCTGTAAAAAGTGTGGAAGAGATTACCGGCTACCCCTCAATCCTTGGAGGCAGGGTGAAGACTCTTCATCCTAAGGTATTCGGAGGTATACTATTCAGGAGAGATCTGAGTGAAGACTCTCTGCAGAGAGATGAGTATGAAATTCCTGCACTTGACCTGGTAATAGTTGATCTGTATCCCTTTGAAAAATATGTTGCATCGTCTGCTTCTCATCAAGAGATTATTGAGAAAATTGATATAGGTGGTATTTCTCTTATAAGAGCTGCTGCAAAGAACTATCGCGATGTATTAATAGTCCCGTCAATGAAATATTACGGAGAGCTGGGCGCAATCCTCTCCCGGGGTGCCGGGACATCCGTTGAAGAGAGGGCCAGATTTGCCGCCTACGCTTTTGAGACCAGTTCCGGATACGATACTGCGATATTTAAATATCTTAACAGGGAGCAAGGTATCGAGTGTTTCAAAGAGAGTTTTTCTGAATCAAGAACACTCAGGTACGGAGAGAATCCACACCAAAAAGCGCTCTATTTTGGAGAGAAGGGCTCTCTGCCGGAGCAAATATGGGGAAAAGAGATATCATACAACAATTTACTGGACATAGAGGCTGCCATTGAATTAATTGGAGATTTTGAAAAGCCGACCGTAGCTATTCTTAAACATAACAACGCCTGCGGGTGTGCCTCCAGAAATATTATTAAAGATGCCTGGGAGGCGGCCCTTGCATGCGACCCTGTATCGGCCTACGGAGGAATAATTATCTCCAACGGGAAGATTGACCTCAGCACTGCCGAAGGGATGAATAAACTCTTTTTTGAGGTTGTAATTGCACCATCCTACACTGACGAAGCACTCAATATCCTGAAAGAGAAAAAAAACAGGATTATCCTTGTTAATAAAGAAGATTTGAGGACTCCCTCAAAATTCAGATCTCTGCTGGGAGGAGTATTGGCACAGGACAGAGACTCTGCAACAGAGAATGCCTCTGAGCATACGGTTGCAACCACTACTCTGCCCTCTGACTCAGAGTTGAGAGATCTTACCTTTGCAAATAAACTGGTTAAACACTCAAAGTCAAACGCAATTGTTCTGGCTGCAGAAGAGACACTGCTGGCAAGTGGTGTCGGACAAACATCAAGAGTAGATGCTCTAAGACAAGCTATTGCAAAAGCAGAGAATTTCGGATTCTCACTCAACGGAGCAGTAATGGCTTCAGATGCTTTTTTCCCATTCCCTGACTGTGTTGAGATTGCTCACAAGGCGGGAATCAAATCAGTTATTCATCCGGGAGGGTCAGTAAGGGATCAGGAGAGTACAGATTACTGCAATAACAATGGCCTCTCTATGGTAGTTACAGGACACAGGCATTTTAAACACTGA